The following are from one region of the Salvia hispanica cultivar TCC Black 2014 chromosome 1, UniMelb_Shisp_WGS_1.0, whole genome shotgun sequence genome:
- the LOC125186230 gene encoding uncharacterized protein LOC125186230, which produces MDERVHDFPGMLGSIDCMHWEWKNCTAAWRCQFTSGFKGSHPTMILEAIADHRLWIWHAYFGVAGPNNDINFLNTSYLLTEQCNGNGPMIKFTSNDRRHHMGYYSADAIYLWWPDFLKTIICPTDRKRALFAQRQEAARKDVEWAFGVLQARWPIVKGPVRFWYKEVIADVIYACIILHNMIVEDEGTGVTDWGNEEAGPSSGGPSSGAATPPHV; this is translated from the coding sequence ATGGACGAGAGGGTGCACGACTTTCCTGGAATGCTAGggagcatagattgtatgcactGGGAGTGGAAAAATTGTACGGCGGCGTGGAGATGCCAATTTACTAGTGGATTCAAGGGCAGccacccgacgatgatcctcgaagcCATCGCTGACCATCGGctctggatctggcatgcatACTTCGGTGTGGCGGGGCcaaacaacgacatcaacttCCTGAACACATCGTATCTCCTCACCGAGCAAtgcaatggcaatggaccgaTGATCAAGTTCACTTCAAACGACCGCCGACATCATATGGGATACTACTCAGCCGATGCCATATACCTATGGTGGCCTGATTTTCTGAAGACGATCATCTGCCCAACGGATCGGAAGAGAGCTTTATTTGCACAACGGCAGGAGGCTGCGCGGAAGGATGTGGAGtgggcatttggtgtgctccaagcGCGTTGGCCAATAGTGAAAGGTCCGGTGCGTTTCTGGTACAAGGAAGTCATCGCCGATGTCAtctatgcgtgcatcatcttgcataacatgatagtcgaagaCGAAGGTACTGGAGTCACCGATTGGGGCAATGAGGAAGCTGGACCTAGCTCCGGTGGACCTAGCTCCGGTGCAGCGACCCCGCCCCACGTTTGA
- the LOC125203543 gene encoding ureidoglycolate hydrolase, with protein MIPRIGILLILSLYLFAGISSQSNEYDATIRTMEEFSGYQIHEPTFHDSSSSSLSVDTETLQRQIDELSTFSDVPAPAVTRILYSEKDVQARGFVKNLMNISGLSVREDAVGNIFGRWVGSEPELAPVSTGSHIDAIPYSGKYDGVVGVLGAIEAINVLKRSGFKPKRSLEVIMFTSEEPTRFGISCLGSRLLAGSKELAQLLKRTVDGQNISFSDAAKFAGYSNSEDLSSVFLEKGSYSAFIELHIEQGPILEEEAISIGVVTAIAAPASIKVDFEGNGGHAGAVLMPKRNDAGLAAAELALAVEKHVLESGSVDTVGTVGILELHPGAINSIPSKAHLEIDTRDIDEQRRNLVIEKIHQSALSISKARNVELSEFKIVNQDPPALSEELITKATESACQELNMPYKKMISRAYHDSLFMARISPMGMIFIPCYKGYSHKPEEFAAQQDIANGVRVLALTLAKLSIS; from the exons ATGATTCCCAGAATAGGTATCCTCCTCatcctctctctctacttGTTTGCTGGAATCTCGTCTCAAAGCAATGAATATGACGCCACAATCAGAACAATGGAGGAGTTTTCAGGTTACCAAATTCATGAGCCAACCTTTCATGATTCCTCCTCATCTTCTCTTTCAGTAGACACTGAAACTCTGCAGAGACAG ATTGATGAGCTCTCAACTTTCTCTGATGTACCTGCGCCTGCGGTCACAAGGATCCTTTACAGCGAAAAAGATGTGCAAGCAAGGGG GTTCGTCAAGAATTTGATGAACATTTCCGGTCTGTCAGTGAGAGAGGATGCGGTTGGGAACATATTTGGTCGATG GGTTGGTTCTGAACCAGAGCTGGCTCCAGTTTCCACAGGTTCTCATATAGATGCTATACCGTACTCAGGGAAATACGATGGAGTAGTTGGAGTGTTGGGTGCCATTGAAGCAATTAACGTCCTAAAGCG GTCAGGCTTTAAGCCTAAGAGATCTCTGGAGGTGATCATGTTTACATCTGAAGAGCCAACGCGATTTGGAATCAGCTGCTTGGGAAG CCGCTTATTAGCTGGAAGTAAAGAATTGGCCCAACTTCTTAAAAGGACAGTCGACGGTCAAAACATATCCTTCTCTGATGCTGCCAAGTTTGCTGGATACTCGAACAGTGAGGACCTTTCCAGCGTTTTTCTGGAAAAGGGAAGCTATTCTGCTTTTATTGAACTGCATATTGAGCAAGGTCCCATCTTGGAAGAAGAAG CAATCTCAATTGGTGTTGTCACCGCCATTGCTGCTCCAGCAAGCATCAAAGTGGATTTTGAAGGCAATGGAGGGCATGCTGGAGCTGTTCTGATGCCAAAGAg AAACGATGCAGGACTGGCTGCTGCAGAATTAGCTCTTGCTGTCGAGAAACATGTTTTAGAATCTGGATCAGTCGACACTGTTGGGACCGTTG GTATTCTGGAGCTGCATCCCGGAGCAATAAACAGTATACCGAGCAAAGCACATTTGGAGATCG ATACTCGTGACATAGATGAACAGAGGAGAAATCTCGTGATTGAGAAAATCCATCAGTCCGCCCTGAGCATTTCAAAAGCTCGCAATGTGGAGCTCTCAGAATTCAAGATCGTCAACCAAGATCCACCTGCACTCTCAGAAGAGCTGATCACCAAAGCAACTGAATCAGCCTGCCAAGAACTGAACATGCCTTACAAGAAGATGATCAGCAGAGCCTATCACGATTCCCTGTTCATGGCCAG GATATCTCCAATGGGCATGATCTTCATTCCATGCTATAAAG GATATAGCCATAAGCCTGAAGAGTTCGCAGCGCAACAGGATATCGCGAACGGCGTGAGAGTATTAGCGCTAACGCTTGCCAAACTCTCCATTTCTTGA
- the LOC125201899 gene encoding protein WVD2-like 3: protein MEIDGSDVHIDKEPDGVIIYANDVTISSGCGNACDQDVAQLPEIIDIDPQHVDVSDENGDCVVKECNSVKPEEIKPCQQESSVESVAESKSGTEKNGVKSEGHKARDHDKKTQPCGRKVTKPAVGNCKTKCTVPQPFALATERRALHGARPNGAECDNTTGGDKPSHIRVPLQPSSVKQNMIVTPVVQKKPPLPDNKKLVDEDNCSVTSCIVPARKCKITVASAPTFKSSERAERRREFFTKLEEKHQALEAEKNQYEARTKEESEAAIKQLRKSLNFKASPMPSFYHDGPPPKVELKKPPPTRAKSPKLGRRKSFSDSKDSDRGAEEGGHGFHILRDRSSNRKSGSDKQNGWKSREQGGKMDESFTSNLMGERHMDIAVHS, encoded by the exons ATGGAGATAGATGGCAGCGATGTTCATATTGACAAGGAGCCGGATGGTGTCATTATATATGCAAATGATGTCACCATCAGTTCAGGTTGTGGGAATGCCTGCGATCAGGATGTCGCACAGCTGCCTGAGATTATCGACATTGATCCTCAACATGTTGATGTATCCGATGAGAATGGCGACTGTGTGGTGAAGGAATGCAATAGTGTCAAGCCTGAGGAAATAAAACCTTGTCAGCAGGAGAGTTCCGTGGAGAGTGTTGCTGAATCCAAGAGTGGAACCGAGAAGAATGGTGTGAAATCGGAAGGTCATAAAGCAAGAGATCATGATAAGAAGACACAGCCTTGTGGGAGAAAAGTTACCAAGCCAGCTGTTGGGAACTGCAAAACAAAATGCACAGTTCCACAGCCATTTGCTCTGGCAACTGAAAGACGTGCTTTACATGGAGCTCGTCCCAACGGAGCTGAGTGCGACAACACCACTGGTGGAGACAAGCCATCACATATTCGTGTCCCGCTACAGCCTAGTTCTGTTAAACAGAATATG ATAGTCACACCTGTTGTCCAAAAGAAGCCACCGCTGCCCGACAACAAGAAGCTAGTTGATGAAGATAATTGCTCTGTTACCTCATG TATTGTGCCAGCAAGAAAGTGTAAGATAACAGTTGCCTCAGCCCCAACCTTTAAAAGCAGTGAACGTGCTGAAAGAAGAAGGGAG tttttcacaaaattggAGGAAAAACATCAGGCACTGGAAGCTGAGAAAAATCAGTATGAGGCAAGGACTAAG GAAGAGTCTGAAGCAGCAATCAAGCAACTAAGGAAGAGTTTAAATTTCAAAGCAAGCCCAATGCCGAGCTTTTACCATGACGGACCACCTCCAAAAGTCGAACTGAAAAAG CCACCTCCAACTCGAGCAAAATCTCCAAAGTTGGGTAGAAGGAAGAGCTTCAGTGACTCAAAAGATTCCGATAGAGGGGCAGAAGAAGGTGGCCACGGTTTTCACATTTTAAGAGACAGGTCCTCGAACAGGAAAAGCGGAAGTGATAAACAGAACGGCTGGAAAAGTCGAGAACAAGGAGGGAAGATGGATGAATCGTTTACATCTAACCTGATGGGCGAGAGACACATGGACATTGCTGTTCATTCTTGA